The Nostoc sp. 'Lobaria pulmonaria (5183) cyanobiont' genome window below encodes:
- a CDS encoding metal ABC transporter substrate-binding protein yields MKTLPGLLFVLSFMVVACSPSPDKTVSSNPEVTTTPVQVGQKTQNKPLVVTTVAPLTNIVSNIAGDRLEVKGIIPEGTDSHTFEPRPSDSDLLSKANLIIANGLHLESPTEKLAKASKPKETKIFELGSNTITQDQWLFDFSFPKEKGDPNPHLWVNPKYAEAYAKLAAQQLTTLDPAGKNYYATNLKNYLQRLDALDKATREIVASIPAKNRKLLTYHDSWAYWARQYGFQVIGAIQPSDFKEPSAQDVAKLIDQIRKTGVPAIFGSEVYPSKVEEQIAREAKIKTANTADDELPGTGSANAMENTNPEHTYIGMMANNMRIIASNLGGNPNLVKDLKTGNVVGPTATK; encoded by the coding sequence ATGAAGACCCTCCCCGGATTGCTATTTGTACTTAGCTTCATGGTAGTAGCTTGCAGTCCGTCTCCAGATAAAACGGTGTCTTCAAATCCTGAAGTTACAACCACTCCAGTTCAAGTAGGACAAAAGACACAAAATAAGCCTTTAGTTGTAACGACAGTTGCTCCTTTAACCAATATTGTGAGTAACATTGCAGGCGATCGCTTAGAAGTTAAGGGTATTATTCCAGAAGGAACCGACTCCCATACCTTTGAACCTCGTCCCAGTGATTCTGATTTGCTATCCAAAGCTAATCTGATCATCGCCAATGGGTTGCATTTGGAATCCCCGACAGAAAAACTAGCTAAAGCCTCAAAACCCAAAGAAACTAAAATCTTTGAATTAGGCAGTAACACTATTACCCAAGACCAATGGCTTTTCGACTTCAGCTTTCCTAAAGAAAAGGGTGATCCCAATCCGCATCTATGGGTAAACCCCAAGTATGCTGAGGCTTACGCCAAACTAGCCGCCCAACAGTTAACCACTTTAGATCCTGCTGGCAAAAACTATTACGCGACTAATCTCAAAAATTACTTACAACGTCTGGATGCCCTAGACAAGGCAACACGGGAAATCGTCGCCAGTATTCCCGCTAAAAACCGTAAACTTTTGACCTACCATGATTCTTGGGCGTATTGGGCCAGACAGTATGGTTTTCAAGTAATTGGTGCGATTCAACCTTCAGATTTTAAGGAACCATCCGCTCAAGATGTCGCCAAGCTAATTGACCAAATTCGCAAAACAGGCGTTCCCGCAATTTTTGGTTCTGAAGTCTACCCCAGCAAGGTAGAAGAACAAATTGCCCGCGAAGCAAAGATAAAAACAGCTAACACTGCTGATGATGAGTTACCTGGAACAGGTTCAGCTAATGCAATGGAAAACACTAATCCTGAGCATACTTATATTGGCATGATGGCTAACAATATGCGGATTATCGCCTCTAATTTGGGCGGAAATCCTAATTTGGTGAAGGACTTGAAGACTGGCAATGTTGTTGGCCCAACAGCAACTAAGTAG
- a CDS encoding SDR family NAD(P)-dependent oxidoreductase, with protein MMAGKLDAKVAIITGASSGIGAAIAIALAEEGAQVAIAARRIERLNEVAQKIEAVGGKALPIVTDVTDETQVNSLVQKVNTTLGRIDILVNNAGIGGLGTIEDGDPAEWRRQFDLNVLGLLYATHAVLPIFKAQGVGHVVNLSSVAGRITRAGMGVYSATKWGVNAISEALRQEVHKDNIRVTIIEPGLVATEFIDNITDPAAKQALEARFKAVTPLQPEDIARAIAYAVTQPPHVNVNEILLRPTQQE; from the coding sequence ATGATGGCAGGCAAATTAGACGCAAAGGTGGCAATTATTACAGGTGCATCTTCGGGAATTGGGGCGGCGATAGCGATCGCTCTTGCAGAAGAAGGCGCACAGGTGGCGATCGCGGCTCGTCGAATCGAGCGATTGAACGAAGTTGCCCAAAAAATTGAAGCGGTTGGGGGAAAGGCTTTACCGATTGTCACGGATGTCACCGATGAAACCCAAGTGAACTCACTGGTGCAAAAGGTCAACACAACTTTAGGACGAATCGATATTCTTGTGAATAATGCGGGCATTGGAGGATTGGGAACGATTGAGGATGGCGATCCAGCAGAGTGGCGGCGACAGTTCGACCTGAACGTTTTGGGATTGCTGTATGCAACTCATGCGGTTTTGCCTATCTTCAAAGCACAGGGCGTTGGGCATGTGGTCAATCTTTCATCCGTTGCTGGACGGATTACGCGGGCAGGCATGGGTGTGTACAGCGCTACCAAATGGGGCGTGAATGCGATTTCAGAAGCTCTGCGGCAGGAAGTTCATAAAGACAATATTCGCGTCACCATTATTGAACCCGGTCTGGTTGCCACCGAATTTATCGACAATATCACCGATCCGGCTGCGAAACAGGCGCTCGAAGCCCGGTTCAAAGCCGTCACTCCGCTGCAACCGGAAGATATTGCACGGGCGATCGCCTATGCCGTTACCCAACCGCCTCACGTCAACGTGAATGAAATTTTGCTCCGGCCAACGCAACAGGAATAA
- a CDS encoding metal ABC transporter ATP-binding protein, whose product MQPILEVRNLTCGYQIQPVFRDVNLTLYPGQLTGLVGPSGSGKSTLIRAILGLVQPWAGEIWFRGKCLKPGVSPKAVGYVPQVETVDWTFPVTALEVVMMGRYQKQKILPWSSRRDRQVASELLERVGVAHVAHQPIGNLSGGQQQRVFIARALVGEPEIVLLDEPTSSSDLHVQHELLHLLADLNQQGLTIILSTHDLNSVATHLPWVVCFNHGLICQGQPIDVFSPANLEQTFGGEMIVFHQQDRILIASGGTSLRHQMQDNLPEVLRAR is encoded by the coding sequence ATGCAACCAATACTTGAAGTTAGAAATTTAACCTGTGGTTATCAAATCCAGCCAGTGTTTAGGGATGTTAATTTGACGCTTTATCCTGGTCAACTTACTGGCTTGGTAGGGCCTTCTGGGAGTGGTAAAAGCACTTTAATCAGAGCGATTTTAGGATTAGTTCAGCCTTGGGCTGGAGAGATTTGGTTTCGAGGAAAGTGCTTAAAGCCAGGAGTATCACCAAAGGCGGTGGGCTATGTGCCGCAGGTGGAAACGGTGGATTGGACTTTTCCAGTTACGGCTCTGGAAGTGGTGATGATGGGGCGTTACCAAAAGCAGAAGATTTTGCCTTGGTCTTCGCGGCGCGATCGCCAAGTTGCCAGCGAACTCCTGGAGCGCGTTGGGGTTGCCCATGTTGCCCATCAACCGATCGGTAATCTATCTGGTGGGCAACAGCAAAGGGTTTTCATTGCCCGTGCTTTAGTAGGAGAACCAGAAATAGTTCTTTTAGATGAACCCACCAGCAGTTCAGACTTACACGTTCAACACGAACTATTGCACCTATTGGCTGATTTGAATCAACAAGGCTTGACAATTATCCTCTCCACCCATGACCTCAACTCGGTAGCGACTCATCTACCTTGGGTGGTGTGTTTCAACCACGGTTTAATTTGTCAAGGTCAACCTATCGATGTCTTCAGTCCCGCAAATCTTGAGCAGACTTTTGGTGGAGAAATGATAGTTTTCCACCAACAAGACCGAATCTTGATTGCTAGCGGTGGTACTTCCCTACGTCATCAAATGCAAGACAACTTGCCGGAAGTATTGCGTGCAAGATAG
- a CDS encoding histone deacetylase family protein, whose translation MDLPIIYHPDYAAPLPEGHRFPMSKFRQLYKLLLADGVANQEQFHTPERPPLELIELVHTPNYVQAYCEGTLDAKAQRRIGLPWSPALANRTCVAVGGTILTAKLALSQGLACNTAGGTHHAFPSYGSGFCIFNDIAIACRVLQKFGLVQKILIVDLDVHQGDGTAFIFQDDGSVFTFSMHCEVNFPGTKQNSDLDVPLPVGMEDDAYLQTLANYLSDLLSKVKPDLVFYDAGVDPHIGDRLGKLALTDAGIFRREMQVLSTCMSSGYPVACVIGGGYADDIKSLVWRHSLLHRAASEVYQQYKL comes from the coding sequence ATGGACTTGCCAATTATTTACCACCCAGATTACGCTGCCCCATTGCCTGAAGGACATCGCTTCCCGATGTCTAAGTTTCGACAACTCTACAAATTGCTGTTAGCTGATGGTGTAGCTAATCAAGAACAATTTCATACCCCCGAACGTCCGCCGTTAGAGTTGATAGAGTTAGTCCACACTCCAAACTACGTTCAAGCTTACTGCGAAGGAACCCTAGATGCCAAAGCACAGCGTCGCATTGGTTTACCTTGGAGTCCAGCACTAGCGAATCGTACCTGTGTAGCTGTAGGTGGTACAATACTCACTGCTAAACTGGCACTAAGTCAGGGTTTAGCTTGTAATACGGCTGGTGGTACTCATCATGCCTTTCCCAGTTATGGATCTGGTTTTTGTATTTTCAACGATATAGCGATCGCCTGTCGCGTTTTACAAAAATTCGGACTTGTCCAAAAAATCCTGATTGTCGATTTGGATGTCCATCAAGGAGACGGCACCGCTTTTATTTTCCAAGACGATGGCAGCGTTTTTACTTTCTCCATGCACTGCGAAGTGAATTTCCCCGGTACTAAACAAAACAGCGATTTGGATGTTCCTTTGCCGGTGGGAATGGAAGATGACGCTTATTTGCAAACCTTGGCGAATTATCTATCAGATTTATTGTCTAAAGTCAAGCCAGACTTAGTATTTTATGATGCTGGTGTTGACCCTCATATAGGCGATCGCTTAGGCAAATTAGCCCTTACAGATGCTGGCATTTTCCGCCGGGAAATGCAGGTTTTGAGTACTTGTATGAGTAGCGGTTATCCCGTCGCCTGCGTCATTGGCGGCGGTTATGCTGATGATATAAAATCTTTAGTATGGCGACACTCCCTGCTACATCGCGCCGCCAGTGAAGTTTACCAGCAGTACAAACTATAG
- a CDS encoding CVNH domain-containing protein: MKQNLFNVIALLATSTLVGINNPANATPSNYQKSCNNISVFGNVLSANCSRTNGSFNKTSIVLRGIENINGTFKVTDPGKVSNYQFTCQNIRIRGNDLKAACKSRNGTLKWTSTVLQGIENINGVLKYSSSP, translated from the coding sequence ATGAAGCAAAATTTATTTAATGTAATTGCTCTTTTAGCAACATCTACTTTAGTTGGGATTAATAACCCTGCTAATGCTACACCTAGCAATTATCAGAAAAGCTGTAACAATATCTCAGTTTTTGGCAACGTTCTCTCAGCTAATTGTAGTCGAACCAATGGTTCGTTCAACAAAACTTCAATAGTCTTACGGGGGATTGAAAATATTAACGGTACTTTCAAAGTGACTGACCCTGGTAAAGTTAGCAATTATCAATTCACTTGCCAGAATATCCGCATCAGAGGAAACGATTTAAAAGCTGCTTGTAAAAGTAGAAATGGCACACTTAAGTGGACTTCAACAGTCTTGCAAGGAATTGAAAATATTAATGGTGTGCTGAAGTATAGTAGCAGTCCCTGA
- a CDS encoding glycogen debranching protein — protein sequence MTIWVNEQIDPSGMIHACIATCNESQAKDCHDSFENNLTERQKAAGWVARLRTVDSWDEVPVNSLKLN from the coding sequence ATGACTATTTGGGTAAATGAGCAAATTGATCCGTCTGGGATGATTCATGCCTGTATTGCCACATGTAATGAATCTCAAGCTAAAGATTGTCATGATTCTTTTGAGAATAATTTGACCGAGAGGCAAAAGGCAGCAGGTTGGGTAGCGCGATTACGGACAGTCGATTCTTGGGATGAAGTGCCGGTGAATTCTTTAAAACTCAATTAA
- a CDS encoding translation initiation factor IF-2 N-terminal domain-containing protein, translating into MNNGKLRIYELAKELNLDSKKLLAICEKLKIAVKSHTSAISESDAERIRSVANKLTAKSSKTKTNSEDWGYMFIASAIDSFIRHLEGETALKSYPEFRERRDRANQLMLECVGQKPSLFYVRRKGAGKEAREEIWDLTIATDSDHFPLPARLEKLRKTLGFRAAVPKDGRDGIKILSAQLLQPSRGQADSYAVPCRLRLLANHQHHLDIPPVTLKRIAAAPVCGENVPTEDQLKAWKAFLQIEEKIAKARQFCVRYVGHNYNFKRRISFEIDIASATLDGFYQNSLDVENFWERARRTKNEDLKLFETAPVGKNWISGRQLGTVEEVDPNRCIISLRLERDLAEFMATERYKLPDTGFLCFEAVGDIQQIQRKKKALDDLNNGYTQNPYLGNFLFDASQARQIKTTAELKPQDLLLSSANPGQKAAVEKVLAAKDLVLIQGPPGTGKTTVIAEICYQIALRGGRTLIASQANLAVDNALSRLVHNPVIRAVRKGRAEKVGEEGQPFLEDQVIGRWLENTANDCENNLNQRLENIKIFTQLLASSQRFTAYLQAEEEFNQQQNKFNENKLKLEINFQNQEKHYNETVEKYNEVESLIKKLESILNTAPNINWEASEVTDFLPLLKPYTEGNSLVEKFLANVSQTIKYTDELGFVRPALGAFGLAAWLRETVAIEISGFKTALAYAQEASKAILEVAASVEDVKQNFASLNQLQPDYQQYLTKLQNIQQTIQIWQNRKREIDYIISAVKEWKSTAPSHLYQTLKECHQSGLPLTENLVDLPLGLLMFANTLKLPIVPKIYKINLPEWELLAKAIAYEIDGGFTDRRGKQHNFSYFLQENFSQIPMVLSKSDRTQWQETYQQFSNYQLLNPKQRKLLVENTQVFLIRMQRSYSTSWEWNNIDSTLTHITQELLDTILANARQCVLKVKTETDQQLQSLQRQLNELQKKEVSQQQISITQAEVEKVQQDANFQLGRVIDVLQELNQKNLPDQLRILVEKYLATQSNIWEQPQEFTNQVNYWETSISQLETLISSLEPFAVLDIIKHSLNEHLLKLKEETETSLQQVQKLQINLSELEQKSQPQPSKNLIEERNWWLREWQTIPDKFKPENSQADLFSIELLRKINTQFESGQQQLQKDESYLNKYQNFVQDWIRKLREPNERDRDDLRRIYLDNANVVGITCVQAANRGFSEEFKSFDVVIIDEVSKCTPPELLIPALKGKKLVMVGDHRQLPPMLDTSTLEEVAQTIGNTRDELQFLEDSLFKSQFESADESIKQMLTTQYRMHPFIMGAINQFYDGKLESGILEPDKKRAHHLADEIIQESQHLIWVKTPIENQFLEQRNGTSYFNTPEIDAIERLCHQFEKTWASKVANGEPKKEIAVITFYGAQLRKIDERLQSELFPSLEIRTGTVDRFQGMERPVVIVSMVRNNSKGDVGFAKKPERVNVAFSRAQELLIIVGCHNLFTHQSGKVGSMYSEVSNIVSLHEGFVDVSHLFS; encoded by the coding sequence ATGAACAACGGCAAACTCAGAATTTACGAACTAGCAAAAGAATTGAATTTGGATAGCAAGAAGCTATTAGCAATTTGCGAAAAACTGAAAATAGCAGTCAAAAGCCATACTAGCGCCATCTCAGAATCCGATGCAGAACGCATTCGTTCAGTGGCAAATAAACTAACAGCAAAATCCTCGAAAACTAAAACAAACTCTGAAGATTGGGGCTATATGTTTATAGCTTCAGCAATTGATAGCTTTATCCGCCATCTTGAAGGTGAAACCGCTCTTAAATCATATCCCGAATTTAGGGAGCGGCGCGATCGCGCCAATCAGTTGATGTTGGAATGTGTCGGTCAAAAGCCTTCTCTCTTTTATGTGCGTCGCAAAGGTGCGGGGAAAGAAGCAAGAGAAGAAATTTGGGATTTAACAATAGCAACAGACTCCGATCATTTTCCATTACCCGCAAGACTTGAGAAGCTGAGAAAAACATTAGGATTTAGAGCGGCTGTACCAAAAGATGGACGCGACGGTATAAAAATACTTTCGGCTCAGTTGTTACAACCCTCACGGGGACAGGCTGATAGCTATGCTGTACCTTGTCGCTTACGTTTGCTAGCTAATCATCAGCATCATCTCGACATTCCACCTGTAACATTGAAACGCATCGCCGCTGCGCCAGTTTGTGGCGAAAATGTGCCTACAGAAGATCAGCTTAAAGCTTGGAAAGCATTTTTACAAATTGAAGAAAAAATCGCTAAAGCACGTCAGTTTTGTGTGCGTTACGTAGGTCATAACTATAACTTCAAAAGGCGGATTAGTTTTGAAATTGATATAGCCTCAGCCACCCTTGACGGCTTTTATCAAAATTCCCTTGATGTCGAAAACTTCTGGGAACGAGCAAGACGTACAAAAAACGAAGATTTAAAGCTTTTTGAAACTGCTCCCGTCGGCAAAAATTGGATTAGCGGCCGTCAATTAGGGACTGTTGAGGAAGTTGACCCCAACCGTTGCATCATCAGTCTCAGGCTAGAACGTGACTTAGCTGAATTCATGGCAACAGAGCGTTATAAGTTGCCAGATACAGGATTTTTGTGTTTTGAAGCAGTTGGTGATATTCAACAGATTCAACGCAAGAAAAAGGCTTTAGATGATTTGAATAACGGTTACACCCAAAATCCCTATTTGGGTAACTTTTTATTCGATGCTTCTCAGGCTAGACAAATTAAAACAACTGCTGAACTTAAACCACAAGATTTATTATTATCTTCTGCTAATCCTGGTCAGAAAGCAGCAGTAGAAAAGGTACTTGCCGCGAAGGATCTTGTTCTCATCCAAGGGCCACCAGGTACTGGTAAAACTACCGTAATTGCTGAGATTTGCTATCAAATTGCCCTTCGCGGTGGACGCACTCTAATTGCATCTCAAGCCAATTTAGCAGTAGATAACGCCCTAAGTCGATTAGTTCATAACCCAGTGATTCGGGCTGTACGAAAAGGTAGAGCCGAGAAAGTTGGGGAGGAAGGACAGCCATTTTTAGAAGACCAAGTGATTGGCAGATGGCTAGAAAATACAGCAAATGACTGCGAAAATAATCTGAATCAGCGGCTGGAAAATATTAAAATTTTCACTCAATTACTGGCATCGTCACAAAGATTTACAGCCTACTTACAAGCAGAGGAAGAATTTAATCAGCAACAAAATAAATTTAATGAAAATAAGTTAAAGCTGGAGATAAACTTTCAAAATCAAGAAAAACATTACAACGAAACTGTAGAAAAATATAACGAGGTTGAATCATTAATTAAAAAATTAGAAAGTATATTAAATACTGCACCAAATATCAATTGGGAAGCTTCAGAAGTTACAGATTTTTTGCCACTTCTTAAGCCATACACAGAAGGTAACAGTTTAGTAGAAAAATTTTTAGCAAATGTTAGTCAAACCATCAAATATACTGATGAACTTGGTTTTGTGCGTCCAGCGCTTGGTGCTTTTGGTTTAGCGGCTTGGTTGCGTGAAACTGTAGCAATAGAAATTTCTGGATTTAAAACTGCTTTGGCTTATGCTCAAGAGGCAAGTAAAGCCATCTTAGAAGTTGCAGCATCAGTAGAGGATGTCAAACAAAATTTCGCCTCGTTGAATCAGTTACAACCAGATTATCAGCAATATCTTACTAAACTCCAAAATATACAGCAAACAATTCAGATATGGCAAAACCGCAAACGGGAAATAGATTACATTATCTCAGCAGTTAAGGAATGGAAATCTACAGCACCTTCTCATCTCTATCAAACTTTAAAAGAATGTCATCAATCAGGTTTACCACTTACAGAAAATTTAGTTGACTTGCCACTAGGTTTGTTGATGTTTGCTAATACATTAAAATTACCAATAGTACCAAAGATATACAAAATAAACCTGCCTGAATGGGAGCTATTAGCAAAGGCGATCGCTTATGAAATAGACGGAGGTTTTACTGACAGGCGAGGTAAACAGCATAATTTTAGCTATTTTTTACAAGAAAATTTTAGTCAGATTCCAATGGTGCTATCAAAGAGCGATCGCACTCAATGGCAAGAAACCTATCAACAGTTTAGCAATTATCAGCTACTCAACCCCAAACAGCGAAAATTATTGGTTGAGAATACCCAGGTTTTCTTAATTAGAATGCAACGGAGTTATAGTACATCATGGGAATGGAATAACATTGACTCTACTCTCACCCACATTACACAAGAATTGTTAGATACAATCCTTGCAAATGCGCGTCAATGCGTTTTAAAAGTAAAAACAGAAACCGATCAACAACTTCAGTCTCTGCAACGACAATTAAATGAACTTCAGAAAAAGGAAGTTAGCCAACAGCAAATATCCATTACTCAAGCTGAGGTAGAAAAAGTACAGCAGGATGCTAATTTCCAACTTGGACGGGTGATTGATGTCTTGCAAGAACTTAATCAAAAAAATCTTCCTGATCAATTACGTATTTTAGTTGAAAAATATCTTGCAACACAATCAAATATTTGGGAGCAACCCCAAGAATTTACGAATCAAGTAAATTACTGGGAAACTTCCATCAGTCAGCTTGAAACCTTAATCTCATCATTAGAACCTTTTGCTGTGCTAGATATAATTAAACATTCTCTCAATGAGCATTTATTAAAGCTAAAAGAAGAAACCGAAACTTCTTTACAACAAGTTCAAAAACTACAAATTAATCTAAGCGAACTAGAACAAAAATCACAACCACAGCCATCAAAAAACTTAATAGAAGAACGAAACTGGTGGTTGAGAGAATGGCAAACTATACCTGATAAATTTAAACCAGAAAATTCTCAAGCTGACTTATTTAGTATAGAGCTTTTACGCAAAATCAATACTCAGTTTGAATCTGGGCAGCAACAACTTCAAAAAGACGAAAGTTATCTGAATAAATATCAAAATTTTGTACAAGATTGGATAAGAAAATTGAGAGAGCCAAATGAGCGCGATCGCGACGATTTAAGGCGCATTTATTTAGATAATGCTAATGTCGTCGGTATTACCTGTGTTCAGGCTGCCAATAGAGGTTTTTCTGAAGAATTCAAATCTTTTGATGTCGTTATTATTGATGAAGTTAGTAAGTGTACTCCACCAGAGTTACTAATCCCAGCTTTAAAAGGCAAAAAGTTAGTCATGGTAGGCGATCACCGGCAATTACCACCCATGCTTGATACTAGCACTTTAGAAGAAGTTGCTCAAACAATAGGCAATACAAGAGACGAACTACAATTTTTAGAAGATTCACTATTTAAAAGTCAGTTTGAATCTGCTGATGAAAGCATCAAACAAATGCTAACTACACAGTATCGAATGCACCCATTTATTATGGGAGCAATCAATCAATTTTATGACGGTAAACTAGAATCTGGTATCTTGGAACCGGATAAAAAACGCGCACATCATTTAGCAGACGAAATTATCCAAGAATCTCAGCATCTTATCTGGGTAAAAACGCCTATAGAAAATCAGTTTTTAGAGCAACGAAATGGAACTTCTTACTTTAATACTCCAGAAATTGATGCCATTGAACGTCTGTGTCATCAGTTTGAGAAGACTTGGGCTTCTAAAGTTGCTAATGGTGAACCAAAAAAAGAAATTGCCGTAATTACATTTTATGGCGCTCAATTAAGAAAAATTGATGAACGTCTGCAATCTGAACTTTTTCCTTCGCTAGAAATTCGTACTGGTACAGTAGATAGATTTCAAGGTATGGAAAGACCTGTTGTGATTGTCAGTATGGTTCGCAATAATAGCAAAGGAGATGTGGGATTTGCGAAGAAGCCAGAACGGGTAAATGTTGCATTTTCTCGCGCTCAAGAACTCTTGATAATTGTGGGTTGTCATAATTTATTTACCCATCAATCAGGTAAAGTCGGAAGTATGTATTCTGAAGTTTCAAATATTGTAAGTCTTCATGAAGGTTTCGTTGATGTTTCTCACCTCTTCAGCTAA
- a CDS encoding mechanosensitive ion channel family protein, producing MIEWITPIVFILAGLLAGIIGEKVIFKKLETFVTNKRIFGSKIIFRSLHRMTFLWFVIAGFFWAVLSAPLKPDIAIVLQKILTIALLFSVTLVLARLTGGFVNLFIRRAEGVPTSLISNLAKATVFVLGTLIVLQTVGVQITPIITTLGIGGIAVGLALQDTLANLFSGFYLIISKQVRTGDYVKLDAGHEGYVIDISWRNTTIKEMSNNIVIVPNSKLSTAIFTNYHLPAKEITLTMDVGVSYDSDLEEVERLTVEVAKEVMQEIAPELKESEPYIRFHTFNDFSIDFTLYMRVSEYFDQRIGKHLFVKKLHKRYQQAGIKIPFPIREVYVPNNVNKNSALHSD from the coding sequence ATGATCGAATGGATTACGCCGATAGTATTTATTCTAGCTGGCTTACTGGCTGGAATAATTGGTGAAAAAGTTATCTTCAAAAAACTAGAAACATTCGTTACTAATAAACGAATTTTCGGGAGTAAAATTATATTTCGCTCTCTGCACCGGATGACTTTTCTTTGGTTTGTGATCGCCGGTTTTTTTTGGGCAGTTCTGAGCGCTCCCCTCAAGCCAGATATTGCGATCGTACTGCAAAAAATTCTGACGATCGCATTGCTGTTTTCAGTAACCCTAGTCTTAGCCAGACTGACTGGTGGTTTTGTTAATTTATTTATTCGCAGAGCAGAAGGGGTTCCTACATCACTAATTTCTAACCTTGCTAAGGCTACTGTTTTCGTTTTGGGAACATTAATTGTATTGCAAACAGTGGGTGTTCAAATTACACCGATAATTACAACTTTAGGTATTGGTGGTATAGCAGTTGGTTTAGCACTTCAAGACACACTTGCAAATTTATTTTCTGGTTTTTATTTGATTATTTCTAAGCAAGTTAGAACTGGAGATTATGTGAAATTAGATGCTGGACATGAGGGATATGTTATAGATATTTCTTGGCGGAATACAACAATTAAAGAAATGTCAAATAATATAGTTATTGTTCCCAATTCGAAGTTGTCTACTGCAATTTTCACAAACTATCATTTACCCGCAAAGGAAATTACTTTAACAATGGATGTGGGTGTAAGTTATGATAGCGATTTGGAAGAAGTTGAAAGATTAACTGTAGAAGTTGCTAAAGAAGTCATGCAAGAAATTGCACCGGAATTAAAAGAAAGTGAACCATATATTAGATTTCATACTTTTAATGATTTTAGTATAGATTTTACGTTATATATGCGCGTAAGTGAATACTTCGACCAGCGTATTGGTAAACATCTATTTGTTAAAAAATTACACAAACGCTATCAGCAAGCAGGAATTAAAATTCCCTTTCCCATCAGAGAGGTTTATGTGCCAAATAATGTAAATAAAAATTCTGCATTACATTCAGACTAA
- a CDS encoding metal ABC transporter permease → MDFLLAPFRYEFFSRAILVGMMAGLLCGIMGVYITTRRMSYIAHGLSHAILGGAVLSYVLGLNFYIGSGIWGFAAALLIQYLTGRKIYSDAAIGIVTTASFALGVAVISSYRKFSQNFEAALFGNVLGVSPNDLWVVTGVTIVLLSLVFLFYRPLLFWCFDREVAQVHGVPVFAMDTLFALMLATLLVATLNVLGVTLIISAVVIPASIARLVSDRFAYLMIISGILGAAISFVGIYFSYYLDIASGASVVLLSTAIFACVLLTRNLQGRYKRRLPPLSTKHLP, encoded by the coding sequence ATGGATTTTTTACTAGCTCCCTTTCGCTACGAATTTTTTAGTCGTGCCATTTTAGTAGGCATGATGGCGGGGCTATTATGCGGCATTATGGGAGTTTATATTACAACTCGGAGAATGAGTTACATTGCCCACGGTTTATCTCATGCGATTTTGGGGGGAGCCGTGCTGAGTTATGTACTGGGGTTGAATTTCTACATTGGCTCTGGGATTTGGGGTTTTGCAGCTGCTTTGCTGATTCAATATTTGACAGGACGCAAAATATACTCAGATGCAGCTATTGGAATTGTCACAACTGCTAGCTTTGCTTTAGGAGTAGCTGTGATCAGTAGCTATCGCAAGTTTAGCCAAAACTTTGAAGCCGCTTTGTTTGGCAATGTGTTGGGTGTTTCCCCTAATGATTTGTGGGTAGTGACGGGTGTGACAATTGTTTTACTCAGTCTGGTTTTCTTGTTTTATCGCCCGTTGCTATTTTGGTGTTTTGACCGAGAAGTTGCTCAGGTTCATGGCGTACCCGTTTTTGCAATGGATACTTTATTTGCTTTGATGTTGGCAACTTTACTGGTGGCGACACTGAACGTATTGGGGGTGACTCTGATTATTTCAGCTGTGGTGATTCCGGCATCAATTGCGCGATTAGTGAGCGATCGCTTTGCTTATCTGATGATTATCTCCGGGATTTTAGGAGCTGCGATTTCGTTTGTAGGTATCTACTTCAGCTACTACCTCGACATTGCCTCTGGAGCTAGTGTAGTGCTACTATCAACCGCTATATTTGCCTGTGTGTTGCTCACCAGGAACCTGCAAGGACGATATAAACGCCGTCTCCCTCCCCTCTCTACAAAACACCTCCCTTAG